One window from the genome of Elusimicrobium sp. encodes:
- a CDS encoding serine acetyltransferase, giving the protein MSDLFSTVAKELKNTFDKNFFERAKYLPSAKETVEIFSALKDFLYQYPLVCNNSSCATPLEILAVRLEKEIKNSFCFFCEEKTDCHSCERRAKEITEKFFQILPSIQRLLMTDVQAAYEGDPAAVTPAETLLCYPGVTAIAYQRMAHFLYKEGVKLIPRIVTEYAHSLTGIDIHPGAQIGPSFFIDHGTGVVIGETCVIGAHVKLYQGVTLGAKSFPLDENGNPVKGIKRHPNLGDHVIIYAESTVLGNVTIGENSVIGANKWITEDIPPNSKI; this is encoded by the coding sequence ATGAGCGATTTATTTTCCACCGTTGCCAAAGAGTTAAAAAATACTTTTGATAAAAATTTTTTTGAACGGGCCAAGTATCTGCCGTCCGCCAAAGAAACGGTGGAAATTTTTTCCGCGCTCAAAGACTTCTTATACCAATATCCGCTGGTTTGTAACAATTCCTCTTGCGCTACACCTCTTGAAATTTTGGCGGTTCGTTTGGAAAAGGAAATCAAAAATTCCTTTTGCTTTTTCTGCGAAGAAAAGACCGACTGCCACTCCTGCGAACGGCGCGCCAAAGAAATTACGGAAAAATTCTTTCAAATCTTGCCTTCTATCCAACGCTTGTTAATGACCGATGTGCAAGCCGCCTACGAAGGAGACCCGGCCGCCGTTACCCCTGCGGAAACACTTTTGTGCTATCCGGGCGTAACGGCCATTGCCTATCAGCGCATGGCACATTTCCTGTACAAAGAAGGCGTCAAGTTAATTCCGCGCATTGTAACGGAATATGCACACAGTTTAACAGGCATAGATATACACCCCGGAGCGCAAATCGGCCCGTCTTTCTTTATTGACCACGGCACGGGTGTGGTTATCGGCGAAACGTGCGTGATTGGCGCGCATGTGAAACTCTATCAAGGGGTTACTTTGGGAGCCAAAAGTTTCCCGCTTGATGAAAACGGAAACCCCGTTAAAGGCATCAAACGACACCCTAACCTGGGGGACCATGTAATTATCTATGCCGAATCTACCGTGCTTGGCAATGTAACCATTGGCGAAAATAGCGTAATCGGGGCCAATAAATGGATTACGGAAGATATCCCCCCCAACAGCAAAATTTAA
- the lptB gene encoding LPS export ABC transporter ATP-binding protein gives MQLRSEQIVKVYKDRMVVKGVDIHVKTGEIVGLLGPNGAGKTTSFYMMVGFIRPTTGRVFIDDEDVTALPMYERARHGLGYLAQEPTIFKGLTVEENLLAVLERILDDKKEQKRRVDELLTEFGLTKLAKQKAWTLSGGEKRRMEIARCMISNPKIILLDEPFVGIDPITVSDLRQMIFKLKDKGLGVLITDHNVRETLPLTERAYLIYDGKILVEGDQNTLLNDTNARRLYLGEDFKM, from the coding sequence ATGCAACTTCGCAGCGAACAAATTGTTAAAGTATACAAAGACCGCATGGTCGTAAAAGGCGTGGATATTCATGTAAAAACAGGTGAAATCGTAGGATTGCTGGGCCCTAACGGAGCCGGAAAAACCACCTCTTTCTACATGATGGTAGGTTTTATCCGTCCCACCACGGGGCGTGTGTTTATCGATGACGAAGATGTTACCGCTCTGCCCATGTACGAACGCGCCCGCCACGGGCTTGGATACTTGGCCCAAGAGCCGACCATTTTTAAGGGTCTTACGGTAGAAGAAAATTTGCTCGCCGTGTTGGAACGCATTTTGGACGATAAAAAAGAACAGAAGCGCCGCGTGGACGAACTGCTAACCGAATTTGGCCTTACCAAACTGGCCAAGCAAAAAGCCTGGACGCTTTCGGGCGGAGAAAAGCGCCGCATGGAAATTGCGCGTTGTATGATCAGCAACCCCAAAATCATTTTGTTAGATGAACCTTTCGTGGGGATTGACCCGATTACCGTATCCGATTTGCGCCAAATGATTTTCAAACTTAAAGATAAGGGCCTCGGTGTGCTGATTACCGACCATAATGTACGCGAAACCTTGCCCCTTACCGAACGCGCCTACCTTATCTACGACGGTAAAATCTTGGTAGAAGGAGACCAAAACACCCTTCTTAACGACACCAATGCCCGCCGCCTTTATTTAGGGGAAGATTTCAAAATGTAA
- the lptC gene encoding LPS export ABC transporter periplasmic protein LptC gives MRKNIALLLAFVFLTACGGSGDISPNDASDMQLATRVSIFESKDNQKQWILQADTVDFADLKSATLKNPQLLLKQDGKDSASVTGKTGTFDYIKKLVTVEGNAQIDSFLEDVKITANRFFYDIDKDRVWSEGKTVITRGGAKITARGGIETDSKLVKIEMKKQSTQLPQSTRELQRKSK, from the coding sequence ATGAGAAAGAACATTGCCCTCTTACTTGCCTTTGTTTTTTTAACCGCTTGCGGCGGAAGCGGGGATATTTCCCCCAACGATGCTTCCGATATGCAACTGGCTACCCGTGTGTCTATTTTTGAATCAAAAGACAACCAAAAACAATGGATTTTGCAGGCCGATACGGTGGACTTTGCAGATCTTAAAAGTGCCACACTCAAAAACCCGCAACTTCTGCTGAAACAAGACGGGAAGGATAGCGCAAGCGTAACCGGGAAAACGGGTACTTTTGACTATATTAAAAAATTGGTAACGGTAGAGGGAAACGCACAAATTGATTCGTTTTTGGAAGATGTAAAAATTACGGCCAACCGCTTTTTTTACGATATAGATAAGGATAGGGTCTGGTCGGAAGGGAAAACGGTTATCACCCGCGGGGGAGCCAAAATCACGGCACGCGGAGGGATTGAAACCGATTCCAAACTTGTTAAAATCGAAATGAAAAAACAATCTACCCAACTTCCGCAATCAACCCGGGAATTGCAACGGAAAAGCAAATGA
- a CDS encoding KpsF/GutQ family sugar-phosphate isomerase — MIKTYSDSAIKKMAKEVLSVEHKALELSQKSINDNFLQAVKVIAKSKGRVVVLGIGKSGLIGRKIAATLASTGTPSFFVHPVEALHGDLGMITPGDIILALSFSGQTEEINKILPSLERRKLTIISMTGHEKSKLALMSDIHIPVHIEREACPYNLAPTASTTATLALGDALALCLMKVKNFEKRDFATFHPGGSLGKLLTQQVKDVMRTGKNNPVVPLTATVKDALFVMTKTDGAGATSVVNKQGKLAGYFTDGDLRRLLQTGEDVLGKKITDVMTKNPHHLLDTMPAIEAAKMIHTTHVDNLPVLNKSGKVVGIVDEKDLIEFLALLDKK, encoded by the coding sequence ATGATTAAAACTTATTCTGATTCCGCTATCAAAAAAATGGCTAAAGAAGTTCTCTCCGTAGAACACAAAGCGTTGGAACTCAGCCAAAAAAGTATCAACGATAATTTTTTGCAAGCCGTTAAAGTAATCGCCAAAAGCAAAGGGCGCGTAGTGGTTCTTGGAATCGGCAAGAGCGGGCTTATCGGACGGAAAATAGCGGCGACCTTGGCCTCTACGGGCACCCCTTCCTTTTTTGTTCACCCGGTAGAAGCATTACACGGCGATTTGGGTATGATTACCCCCGGGGATATTATTTTGGCCTTGTCCTTTTCCGGCCAGACGGAAGAAATCAATAAAATTCTGCCCTCTTTGGAACGCCGCAAACTGACCATTATTTCCATGACGGGGCACGAAAAAAGCAAACTGGCTTTGATGTCGGATATTCATATTCCCGTTCATATTGAACGCGAGGCCTGCCCGTACAATTTGGCCCCCACCGCCTCTACCACTGCTACTTTGGCGTTAGGCGATGCGTTGGCGCTGTGCTTAATGAAAGTGAAAAATTTTGAAAAGCGTGATTTTGCTACCTTCCACCCCGGAGGTTCTTTGGGGAAATTGCTTACCCAACAGGTAAAAGATGTCATGCGTACGGGAAAAAATAACCCCGTTGTTCCGCTGACGGCTACCGTAAAAGATGCTCTTTTTGTGATGACGAAAACCGACGGGGCAGGTGCTACCAGCGTGGTTAACAAACAAGGTAAATTGGCCGGATACTTTACGGACGGTGATTTGCGCCGCCTCTTGCAAACGGGCGAAGATGTGTTGGGTAAAAAAATAACGGACGTAATGACAAAAAATCCGCATCACTTGCTGGACACTATGCCCGCCATAGAAGCCGCCAAGATGATTCACACCACCCATGTAGATAACTTGCCCGTACTGAACAAATCGGGCAAAGTGGTGGGCATTGTGGACGAAAAAGATTTAATTGAATTTTTAGCGTTATTGGATAAAAAATGA
- a CDS encoding 3-deoxy-8-phosphooctulonate synthase codes for MQKTIQIGSYKISNTRPLSFMAGTCVIESEKHYLETAKKLKSILAKTKHPFILKASFDKANRTSVEAYRGPGLTKGLDILAKAKKLTGLPVVVDVHEPWQAEEAAQVADILQIPAFLCRQTDLVLACADTGRAINVKKGQFLAPGAMEQVIKKIESRGNKKILLTERGSSFGYGDLVVDMRSLQTMKEFGYPVIFDATHSVQKPGALGSCTGGNRQMAPILAKAATALGIAGVFFEAHPTPDTALSDGPNSLDMKLAEKMARELCLIDQVVKKFK; via the coding sequence ATGCAAAAAACTATTCAAATCGGCAGTTATAAAATTTCCAACACCCGGCCCCTTTCTTTTATGGCGGGGACGTGCGTTATTGAAAGCGAAAAACATTATTTGGAGACGGCAAAAAAATTAAAATCTATCCTTGCCAAAACCAAACACCCTTTTATCTTAAAAGCTTCTTTCGATAAAGCCAACCGCACTTCGGTGGAAGCGTACCGCGGGCCGGGGCTCACCAAAGGGCTCGACATTTTGGCTAAGGCCAAAAAGTTGACCGGGCTTCCCGTGGTGGTAGATGTACACGAACCGTGGCAAGCCGAAGAAGCTGCCCAGGTAGCCGATATTTTGCAGATTCCGGCCTTCCTGTGCCGCCAAACCGATTTGGTACTTGCCTGTGCCGATACCGGCCGCGCCATCAATGTGAAAAAAGGCCAATTTTTGGCTCCGGGCGCAATGGAACAAGTCATCAAAAAAATCGAATCGCGCGGAAACAAAAAAATTCTTCTTACCGAACGCGGTTCCAGTTTCGGTTATGGCGATTTAGTAGTGGATATGCGTTCCCTGCAAACCATGAAAGAATTTGGATATCCGGTTATTTTTGATGCCACCCACTCCGTACAAAAACCGGGAGCCTTGGGCTCTTGCACCGGCGGCAACCGCCAAATGGCCCCTATCTTGGCCAAAGCGGCTACCGCCTTGGGTATCGCAGGCGTATTTTTTGAAGCACACCCCACGCCGGATACGGCTTTGTCTGACGGGCCCAATTCGCTGGATATGAAACTGGCCGAAAAAATGGCTCGCGAACTTTGCTTAATTGATCAAGTAGTAAAAAAATTCAAATAA
- a CDS encoding dUTP diphosphatase, whose amino-acid sequence MSNLTMKVKKLAPHAKLPLRAHATDSGADLFALERTVLAPRAITYVHTGIAVELPESTSGIIWGKSSVESKGIKAMAGLVDAPYRGELIVCMYNLNDTEFTFEQGQKVAQLVVLPTLYPAFEEAEELTDTARGNGGFGSTGNK is encoded by the coding sequence ATGAGCAACCTGACCATGAAAGTAAAAAAATTAGCCCCCCACGCCAAACTTCCCCTTCGCGCCCACGCTACCGATTCCGGTGCGGACTTGTTCGCTTTGGAACGCACGGTTCTGGCGCCCCGTGCCATCACTTATGTGCATACCGGAATTGCCGTAGAACTTCCGGAAAGTACTTCCGGCATTATTTGGGGGAAAAGTTCCGTGGAAAGCAAAGGCATCAAAGCCATGGCAGGGCTTGTGGACGCGCCGTACCGCGGAGAACTGATTGTGTGTATGTATAACCTCAACGATACGGAATTTACTTTTGAACAAGGCCAAAAAGTAGCGCAACTTGTGGTATTGCCCACGCTCTATCCCGCCTTTGAAGAAGCCGAAGAACTGACGGATACCGCCAGAGGAAACGGCGGATTCGGCAGTACCGGAAACAAATAA
- a CDS encoding OmpA family protein, translated as MKLKTFCLFVCSVALFACSSAQKEEDIPTPTKRDPIIEEQAKKNERLYNQSEARMAKTLELPAITYEFDSVRPPDYAYPFLDKVANVMNEHPSLHLIVEGHTDVLGTEEYNYWLGASRAAAMKSYLVSRGVNAERIRIHSHGKDRPLTLDNSSEGRRTNRRVEFTFTKRSWNAIY; from the coding sequence ATGAAATTGAAAACTTTTTGTTTATTTGTTTGCTCTGTTGCCCTTTTTGCCTGCTCCTCTGCACAAAAAGAGGAAGATATCCCTACACCCACCAAACGGGACCCGATTATTGAAGAACAGGCCAAAAAGAACGAACGCCTGTATAACCAAAGCGAAGCCCGCATGGCCAAAACCTTGGAACTTCCCGCCATTACTTACGAATTTGATTCCGTCCGTCCGCCGGACTATGCCTACCCTTTCTTGGATAAAGTAGCCAATGTGATGAACGAACATCCTTCTTTGCACCTCATTGTGGAAGGCCACACCGATGTGCTCGGTACGGAAGAATACAACTATTGGTTGGGGGCTTCCCGCGCGGCGGCGATGAAATCTTACTTAGTAAGCCGCGGGGTAAATGCGGAGCGTATCCGTATCCACTCCCACGGGAAGGACAGACCGCTTACTTTGGATAACTCCAGCGAAGGGCGCCGCACCAACCGTCGGGTAGAGTTTACTTTTACTAAACGCAGTTGGAACGCCATTTATTAA
- a CDS encoding prepilin-type N-terminal cleavage/methylation domain-containing protein, with amino-acid sequence MKKGFTLIELLVVVLIIGILSAVALPQYEKAVWKSRASTMLPNVKALATAQEIYYLANGKYATTFGELDLSFDSLPDKNPGELSGYLSVASSDAVRANKDYKLVVNIAGKVVASTAMFLRGPYKGAGLLILLVPADVSSLQKGELYCFEHTDVGFCKPFYGASKIGKINHIDYYKMP; translated from the coding sequence ATGAAAAAGGGTTTTACTTTGATAGAACTTTTAGTCGTGGTGTTAATCATCGGTATCTTGTCCGCAGTGGCACTTCCGCAGTACGAAAAAGCGGTTTGGAAAAGCCGTGCTTCCACGATGCTTCCCAACGTAAAGGCCCTGGCCACCGCGCAAGAAATATATTACTTGGCAAACGGAAAATATGCTACAACCTTTGGTGAATTAGACCTTTCCTTTGATAGTCTACCGGATAAAAACCCTGGAGAATTAAGTGGTTATTTGTCAGTGGCTTCATCAGATGCCGTACGTGCCAATAAAGATTATAAATTGGTAGTGAATATTGCGGGAAAAGTGGTTGCCAGCACAGCGATGTTTCTCCGCGGGCCTTATAAAGGTGCTGGCCTGCTTATACTTTTGGTTCCTGCTGATGTTTCCTCCTTACAGAAAGGGGAATTGTATTGTTTTGAGCATACTGACGTTGGTTTTTGTAAACCCTTTTATGGAGCAAGTAAAATTGGAAAAATTAACCATATAGATTATTATAAAATGCCTTAA
- the queA gene encoding tRNA preQ1(34) S-adenosylmethionine ribosyltransferase-isomerase QueA, with protein sequence MAFERFKELDLDPLIAKQPATPRDSSRQMVLNRQAHTIEHRTFRDIHEYFNPGDTLVINNTKVFPAKLFAHKPTGGKVEVLLVRPTVNSRTWAVLTRDYKENITLDFGDGLTARTLGKTENNEAILEFNQDDILPFCDKHGLMPLPQYIEKARKHNGMTASIETDKERYQTVFAKHQGSIAAPTAGFHFTPELLQKLKEKGVNICYITLHVGWGTFKPLRGEPEEHKMLAELGEISPETAELLNATRKAGKRVFSCGTTSTRTIESFTDENGHTSAGKKWTDLFIYPGYQFKGIDCLITNFHFPDSTPLCMTSAFAGEDFIYEAYLQAVEKKYRFYSFGDSMMIL encoded by the coding sequence ATGGCTTTTGAACGCTTCAAAGAATTAGATTTAGATCCCCTTATCGCCAAACAACCTGCCACCCCGCGGGATAGTTCGCGCCAAATGGTGTTAAACCGCCAAGCGCACACCATTGAACACCGCACTTTTAGGGATATCCACGAATACTTTAACCCGGGCGATACCTTGGTGATAAACAACACCAAAGTATTCCCTGCCAAACTGTTTGCCCATAAACCTACCGGCGGAAAGGTGGAAGTACTTTTGGTACGCCCTACTGTCAACAGCCGCACATGGGCCGTTCTTACGCGCGACTATAAAGAAAATATCACCTTAGATTTTGGAGACGGCCTAACCGCCCGCACTTTGGGAAAAACCGAAAATAACGAAGCCATTTTGGAATTTAACCAAGATGATATTTTGCCCTTTTGCGATAAACACGGCCTGATGCCGTTACCGCAATACATTGAAAAAGCCCGTAAACACAATGGTATGACGGCCAGCATAGAAACCGATAAGGAACGCTACCAAACCGTTTTTGCCAAGCACCAAGGTTCTATTGCCGCCCCCACGGCTGGCTTTCATTTTACGCCGGAACTATTGCAAAAATTAAAAGAGAAAGGTGTAAATATCTGTTACATTACTTTGCATGTAGGTTGGGGTACTTTTAAGCCCCTTCGCGGAGAACCCGAAGAACACAAAATGTTAGCCGAACTGGGCGAAATTTCGCCCGAAACGGCAGAACTGTTAAACGCTACGCGTAAAGCGGGTAAACGCGTATTTTCCTGCGGAACAACCAGCACGCGCACCATTGAAAGTTTTACAGATGAAAACGGACATACAAGTGCTGGTAAAAAATGGACGGACTTGTTTATTTACCCCGGCTATCAATTCAAAGGGATAGATTGCCTGATTACCAACTTTCACTTCCCCGATTCCACCCCCCTGTGCATGACAAGTGCTTTTGCCGGGGAGGACTTTATCTACGAGGCCTACCTGCAAGCGGTAGAAAAAAAGTACCGCTTTTACTCGTTTGGCGACAGTATGATGATTTTGTAA
- a CDS encoding SpoIID/LytB domain-containing protein: MKNTFRSVVIFCLSAVLCAACAAPSQKRALQNTQGQVAPLQTPSVLADAEDSALPPPTVTGDLTVPPAQDPSAKKRPADKIVRVLLADSQKTAEIKHSGRVYIYTQNLDKKYKVSAPGTLMVKALNKNKIQLGTLQATQPIILEPAQGTLLTWNKNIYSGKIVIIPAGNSFHLVEHAPLETYLYGVLPYEMSYSWHLEALKAQAVAARTYTLKTLENVKRKNFDVYSDVRSQMYKGGGKQYESVKKAVDQTRGQVLTYSNKLFHTYYHANCGGGTDDVKSWSPSSTSIKPLSGASCKTDSHSKSYSWKMNVSHAKVLAYAKKVGLTGTLKSIKIARKTATGRATNLTIRTSKGSKTVPCGNFRLATGIRSCKITKLSVTAKNVAFEGKGYGHGVGMCQDGAHGMAKNGKTYKQILKNYYPGATITELK; encoded by the coding sequence ATGAAAAATACCTTCCGCTCCGTTGTTATTTTTTGTTTATCCGCCGTGTTGTGCGCGGCATGTGCGGCCCCTTCCCAAAAACGCGCGTTGCAAAACACGCAAGGGCAAGTAGCCCCTTTGCAAACTCCGTCCGTATTGGCGGACGCGGAAGACTCCGCTTTACCGCCGCCTACCGTTACGGGAGATTTAACCGTCCCTCCCGCCCAAGATCCTTCCGCTAAAAAACGCCCCGCGGATAAAATCGTGCGTGTATTACTGGCGGACTCCCAAAAAACGGCAGAAATAAAACACTCGGGCCGTGTGTATATTTATACGCAAAATTTAGACAAAAAATACAAAGTTTCCGCCCCCGGAACTTTAATGGTAAAGGCGCTTAATAAAAATAAAATTCAACTGGGCACTCTGCAAGCCACCCAACCCATTATTTTGGAACCCGCCCAAGGAACTTTACTGACTTGGAACAAAAACATCTATTCGGGGAAAATCGTTATTATTCCGGCGGGAAATTCTTTTCACTTGGTGGAACACGCACCGCTGGAAACTTATTTGTACGGTGTACTCCCCTACGAAATGAGTTACTCCTGGCATTTGGAAGCCCTCAAAGCCCAAGCCGTAGCCGCCCGCACTTATACGCTTAAAACCTTGGAAAATGTGAAGCGGAAAAATTTTGATGTATATAGTGATGTGCGCAGCCAAATGTACAAAGGCGGCGGCAAGCAGTACGAATCCGTCAAAAAAGCAGTAGACCAAACCCGCGGACAAGTGCTTACCTATAGCAATAAACTCTTTCACACCTACTACCACGCCAACTGCGGCGGCGGAACGGACGATGTAAAAAGTTGGAGTCCGTCCTCCACTTCCATTAAACCGTTGTCGGGAGCGTCCTGCAAAACCGATTCCCACTCCAAAAGTTATTCATGGAAAATGAACGTCTCCCATGCCAAAGTTCTTGCCTATGCCAAAAAGGTCGGCCTTACGGGCACGCTAAAGAGTATTAAAATTGCCCGCAAAACCGCTACGGGGCGCGCCACTAACTTAACGATTCGAACCTCCAAAGGCTCCAAAACCGTGCCGTGCGGAAACTTTCGCCTGGCTACGGGTATCCGCAGTTGCAAAATCACCAAACTCTCCGTTACCGCAAAAAATGTGGCGTTTGAGGGCAAAGGATACGGGCACGGCGTAGGTATGTGTCAGGACGGCGCCCACGGCATGGCCAAAAATGGAAAAACGTACAAACAAATTTTGAAAAATTATTATCCCGGTGCTACGATCACCGAATTGAAATAG
- the ruvB gene encoding Holliday junction branch migration DNA helicase RuvB, whose translation MSNQNEILDVTQLPEESAGMEAALRPATLKEFVGQEKLKDNLRIFIDAAKSRKEALDHCLFYAPPGLGKTTLANILAHEMGVNIKVTSGPVLARPGDLAAMLTTELAEGDILFIDEIHRLNPAVEEALYPAMEDFTFFINTGKGAGSTTLKLAVPRFTLVGATTRSGLLTGPLRDRFGIVFNLGFYEVPEITDILERSAGLLGIEADREGLTELAKRSRGTPRIANRLLRRARDFAQVKGKGIITYEIAQMAMDSLDIDCEGLDSVDKRILEALIDRFSGGPVGVENLAIAVSESVDTLTDVIEPFLIKAGFIARTPRGRVATRKAYEHLGRKLQTELLF comes from the coding sequence ATGAGCAACCAAAACGAAATTTTAGATGTTACCCAACTCCCCGAAGAATCCGCAGGCATGGAAGCGGCTCTTCGCCCGGCTACCTTAAAAGAGTTTGTCGGTCAGGAAAAATTAAAAGATAATCTGCGTATTTTTATTGATGCGGCTAAGTCGCGCAAAGAAGCCTTGGATCACTGCCTCTTTTACGCACCGCCCGGCCTGGGTAAAACTACGCTGGCCAATATTTTAGCCCACGAAATGGGTGTAAACATTAAGGTAACTTCCGGCCCGGTACTGGCCCGCCCCGGCGATTTGGCCGCCATGCTTACCACCGAACTCGCCGAAGGGGATATCCTTTTTATCGACGAAATTCACCGCCTTAACCCCGCCGTGGAAGAAGCCCTTTACCCGGCTATGGAAGATTTTACTTTCTTTATCAATACCGGTAAAGGCGCCGGCTCTACTACGCTTAAACTCGCCGTTCCTCGTTTTACTTTGGTAGGGGCCACCACGCGTTCGGGGTTGCTTACGGGCCCTCTGCGTGACCGCTTCGGCATTGTGTTTAATTTAGGTTTTTACGAAGTCCCCGAAATCACCGATATTTTGGAACGCTCCGCAGGACTTTTAGGTATTGAAGCCGACCGCGAAGGCTTAACCGAACTGGCCAAACGCTCCCGCGGAACCCCGCGTATTGCCAACCGCTTGTTGCGCCGCGCGCGCGACTTTGCACAAGTGAAAGGAAAAGGCATCATTACCTACGAGATTGCCCAAATGGCCATGGACTCTTTGGACATTGACTGCGAAGGGTTAGACAGCGTTGACAAGCGCATTTTGGAAGCGTTGATTGACCGCTTTTCGGGAGGCCCGGTTGGGGTAGAAAACTTGGCGATTGCCGTTTCGGAATCGGTGGATACTTTAACTGATGTAATAGAACCGTTCCTCATCAAAGCCGGGTTTATTGCCCGCACTCCGCGGGGCCGTGTAGCCACGCGCAAAGCCTACGAACATTTAGGGCGCAAACTTCAAACGGAACTTCTTTTTTAA
- the hydG gene encoding [FeFe] hydrogenase H-cluster radical SAM maturase HydG, whose amino-acid sequence MIIDNDKLQRILEKAKSHSDSEVSSILTKAKELKGISLEEAAVLLNLTDEKLLNDLFDTAKYVKEAIYGNRIVLFAPLYISNICTNECIYCAFRKSNTHLKRHASSQEEIRQEITALLQQGHKRVLMVAGEAYPGGGLQYVYDSIKTIYDTRWNGQNIRRVNVNIAPLTEPEFEELKKCNIGTYQLFQETYHKETYEQLHLEGAKKDYQFRLDAMDRALKAGIHDVGIGPLLGLYDHKYEILATLEHSWYLDKTYGVGPHTISIPRIEPAEGSEFSQHPNDELTDNDFKKCVAVLRLAVPYTGIILSTRESPAMRNACLELGVSQISAASRVNPGGYSYDKDNGSQFTLTDDRSLAEVISAVVDAKHMPSFCTGCYRLGRVGKDFMDLAKPGLIKTHCLPNAMFTFAEYLEDFAPADLKAKGYALIESTAKEAFAEGTPIRKLIEENLKTIKSGKRDLYF is encoded by the coding sequence ATGATTATTGATAACGATAAATTACAACGAATTTTAGAGAAGGCCAAGTCCCACTCGGACTCGGAAGTTTCCTCCATTTTAACCAAAGCCAAAGAATTAAAAGGAATTTCTTTGGAAGAAGCCGCCGTCCTGTTAAATCTAACCGACGAAAAACTATTAAACGATTTGTTTGATACGGCTAAATATGTAAAAGAAGCTATTTACGGAAACCGCATTGTTTTGTTCGCACCGCTTTACATTTCCAATATTTGCACCAACGAGTGCATCTACTGTGCTTTTCGCAAGTCGAACACACACCTAAAACGCCACGCCAGTTCGCAAGAGGAAATCCGCCAGGAAATTACCGCCCTTTTACAGCAAGGTCATAAGCGCGTGTTGATGGTGGCGGGTGAAGCCTACCCCGGCGGAGGGCTTCAGTATGTGTACGACAGCATTAAAACCATTTACGATACCCGTTGGAACGGACAAAATATCCGCCGCGTAAATGTGAACATTGCCCCGTTAACAGAACCCGAATTTGAAGAATTAAAAAAATGCAACATCGGCACCTACCAGTTGTTCCAAGAAACTTACCACAAAGAAACATACGAACAACTGCACTTGGAAGGAGCCAAAAAAGATTACCAATTCCGCTTAGATGCAATGGACCGCGCCTTGAAAGCCGGTATCCACGATGTGGGCATCGGCCCGTTGTTGGGGCTCTACGACCACAAATACGAAATCTTGGCGACACTCGAACACTCGTGGTATTTGGACAAAACCTACGGCGTAGGGCCGCACACCATTTCCATTCCGCGCATTGAACCGGCGGAAGGGTCGGAATTCAGCCAACATCCCAATGATGAGTTAACCGATAACGATTTCAAAAAATGCGTTGCCGTTTTGCGCTTGGCTGTGCCGTACACCGGTATCATTTTAAGTACGCGCGAATCTCCTGCCATGCGTAATGCCTGCTTGGAGTTGGGCGTATCGCAAATTTCCGCGGCTTCCCGCGTAAATCCCGGTGGATATTCGTACGATAAAGATAACGGCAGCCAGTTTACCCTCACGGACGACCGCAGTTTAGCCGAAGTCATCAGTGCGGTGGTAGATGCCAAACATATGCCGTCTTTCTGCACCGGTTGTTACCGGTTAGGCCGCGTGGGAAAAGATTTTATGGATTTGGCCAAACCCGGCCTCATTAAAACCCACTGTTTGCCTAATGCCATGTTTACCTTTGCCGAGTACTTGGAAGACTTTGCCCCTGCCGACCTAAAAGCCAAGGGGTACGCGCTTATCGAAAGTACCGCCAAAGAAGCGTTTGCAGAAGGAACACCGATTCGCAAACTGATTGAGGAAAACTTAAAAACCATTAAATCCGGTAAACGCGATTTATATTTTTAA